From a region of the Toxotes jaculatrix isolate fToxJac2 chromosome 7, fToxJac2.pri, whole genome shotgun sequence genome:
- the mymk gene encoding protein myomaker isoform X1 has protein sequence MGAFIAKMLLPTVSSLVFLPAASVAAKRGFHMEAMVYFFTMFFTAIYHACDGPGLSILCFMRYDILEYFSVYGTALSMWVTLIALGDFDEPQRSTITMFGVLTVAVRIYQDRWGYGIYSGPIGSAVFIITVKWLQKMKQLRAVYPEKSVYTQQVGPGCCFGALALMLRFYFEEWDYAYVHSFYHLSLAVSFVLLLPKKNRYAGTGQNAAKLSCFSLCCCTMSPGTSKEKTSQDKPKKKSSRTVWTVPTEKPWTRGCSTPTLPLYNPPPSTPVKGTSISKLKEMNGWK, from the exons ATGGGTGCGTTTATTGCCAAGATGCTGCTTCCTACAGTCAGCAGCCTGGTGTTCCTGCCTGCGGCCAGCGTGGCCGCCAAGAGGGGCTTCCACATGGAGGCCATGGTCTACTTCTTCACCATGTTCTTCACCGCG ATCTATCACGCATGCGATGGACCGGGCCTCTCCATTCTGTGCTTCATGAGATACGACATTCTGGAGTACTTCAGCGTTTACGGCACGGCTCTCTCTATGTGGGTCACACTTATAG CTCTGGGCGACTTTGATGAACCCCAGCGTTCCACTATAACCATGTTTGGAGTGTTGACCGTCGCTGTGAGGATCTACCAGGACCGCTGGGGCTACGGGATCTACTCTGGACCGATCGGATCAGCCgtcttcatcatcactgtcaaatgG ctgcagaagatgaagcagctgaGGGCGGTGTATCCAGAGAAGAGCGTGTACACGCAGCAGGTCGGTCCGGGCTGCTGCTTCGGTGCTCTCGCTCTGATGCTGCGTTTCTACTTTGAG GAGTGGGACTACGCCTATGTCCACAGCTTCTACCatctgtctctggctgtgtccttcgtgctgctgctgccgaaGAAGAACCGCTATGCAGGGACGGGACAAAACGCTGCTAAGCtcagctgcttctctctctgctgctgc ACCATGTCCCCTGGTACCTCTAAAGAGAAGACAAGCCAAGATAAGCCAAAGAAGAAGTCCTCTCGGACCGTGTGGACAGTCCCCACTGAGAAGCCATGGACACGAGGCTGTAGCACCCCCACCCTGCCTCTTTACAACCCCCCACCTTCCACTCCTGTGAAAGGGACCAGCATCAGCAAGCTCAAAGAGATGAACGGCTGGAAGTGA
- the mymk gene encoding protein myomaker isoform X2, which translates to MGAFIAKMLLPTVSSLVFLPAASVAAKRGFHMEAMVYFFTMFFTAIYHACDGPGLSILCFMRYDILEYFSVYGTALSMWVTLIALGDFDEPQRSTITMFGVLTVAVRIYQDRWGYGIYSGPIGSAVFIITVKWLQKMKQLRAVYPEKSVYTQQVGPGCCFGALALMLRFYFEEWDYAYVHSFYHLSLAVSFVLLLPKKNRYAGTGQNAAKLSCFSLCCCTSQDKPKKKSSRTVWTVPTEKPWTRGCSTPTLPLYNPPPSTPVKGTSISKLKEMNGWK; encoded by the exons ATGGGTGCGTTTATTGCCAAGATGCTGCTTCCTACAGTCAGCAGCCTGGTGTTCCTGCCTGCGGCCAGCGTGGCCGCCAAGAGGGGCTTCCACATGGAGGCCATGGTCTACTTCTTCACCATGTTCTTCACCGCG ATCTATCACGCATGCGATGGACCGGGCCTCTCCATTCTGTGCTTCATGAGATACGACATTCTGGAGTACTTCAGCGTTTACGGCACGGCTCTCTCTATGTGGGTCACACTTATAG CTCTGGGCGACTTTGATGAACCCCAGCGTTCCACTATAACCATGTTTGGAGTGTTGACCGTCGCTGTGAGGATCTACCAGGACCGCTGGGGCTACGGGATCTACTCTGGACCGATCGGATCAGCCgtcttcatcatcactgtcaaatgG ctgcagaagatgaagcagctgaGGGCGGTGTATCCAGAGAAGAGCGTGTACACGCAGCAGGTCGGTCCGGGCTGCTGCTTCGGTGCTCTCGCTCTGATGCTGCGTTTCTACTTTGAG GAGTGGGACTACGCCTATGTCCACAGCTTCTACCatctgtctctggctgtgtccttcgtgctgctgctgccgaaGAAGAACCGCTATGCAGGGACGGGACAAAACGCTGCTAAGCtcagctgcttctctctctgctgctgc ACAAGCCAAGATAAGCCAAAGAAGAAGTCCTCTCGGACCGTGTGGACAGTCCCCACTGAGAAGCCATGGACACGAGGCTGTAGCACCCCCACCCTGCCTCTTTACAACCCCCCACCTTCCACTCCTGTGAAAGGGACCAGCATCAGCAAGCTCAAAGAGATGAACGGCTGGAAGTGA